In a single window of the Pontibacter russatus genome:
- a CDS encoding VCBS repeat-containing protein: protein MQFLKLPVLVCLFALAVFVAGCQPKEAEVETSAAQQHNAPAETLFRLLPAGETGINFSNTIQENPYGNILAYQYFYNGGGVAVGDLNNDGLQDVYFSGNMAPNALYLNKGDMQFEDITTSAAAAGRPSNWKTGVSMADVNGDGLLDIYLCYSGNMPPEARANQLFINQGPDANGVPKFVDEAQAHGLADAAFSTSATFFDYDRDGDLDMFLLNHNPNVFRNLDETSIREIQKKTEPDMRVKLFRNDAGKFVDVSDKSGFAGSAFTYGLGAGVADINHDGWPDIYISNDYSAPDYLYINNHDGTFTDQINQSIGHTSLYSMGNDIADINNDGLLDIYTLDMLPEDNRRQKLLFSPDNYEYFEQFIRAGFSPQYMRNMLHVNNGDGTFSEVGQLAGISNTDWSWAPLFADYDNDGWKDLFVSNGFLRDFTNLDFVKYRSSFFQNAGGRMNPKGVLELVNKIPSSNVNNYIYQNNGGLAFTNKGTDWGVNFASNSNGAAYADLDNDGDLDLVVNNINKPAFIYQNEAGKQLKRHYLQVKLAGAGKNTAGVGAKVMLYKDDQQQYQEQMPTRGYQSSVSPVLHFGLGEAAVVDSLRVVWQSGKQQVLYEVKANQVLALQEKEATVLYRYLNTKASPALEEVESPVAFTHQKKAVNDFKRQPLLVNPMSFSGPALAKADVNGDGLEDVYAGGSAGQAGVLYIQQRGGRFSPKPNAAFEADKESQDVDALFFDANKDGKPDLYISSGGYGNFAPEDALLQDRLYINNGIGDFTKATEALPNMRTSSSCARAADINGDGYMDLFVGGRVVPGRYPEIPQSYILLNDGTGKFKDATASVAPALQRIGMVSDAAWHDLDGDKKQELVIVGEWMPVTVFQNVNGKLRDATDQYFEKQYNGWWNKLVVEDFNQDGKPDLMVGNMGLNSQVKASGNQPAELYYKDFDDNGSVDPILTFYIKGQSYPYVTRDELLDQMSMMRTRYVSYESYADATLRDLFTPEELKGAKQLSANYLQTAYFEAGANGKFVEKPLPVQAQFAPVYAIQPLDYNRDGKLDVLLAGNMNEARLRFGKYDASYGVLLQGDGKGNFTYIPQSKSGLQLKGDVRSMLHIHNLLLFGVNQREIKAYKVK from the coding sequence ATGCAGTTTTTGAAATTACCCGTTCTCGTTTGCCTTTTTGCACTGGCTGTTTTTGTGGCAGGCTGTCAACCGAAAGAGGCGGAAGTAGAAACCAGTGCGGCACAGCAGCACAACGCGCCCGCTGAAACGCTGTTTCGCCTGCTGCCCGCCGGGGAGACCGGCATAAACTTCAGCAACACCATCCAGGAAAACCCCTATGGCAACATCCTGGCGTACCAGTATTTCTACAACGGCGGCGGCGTGGCCGTGGGGGACCTCAACAACGACGGGCTACAGGATGTCTACTTCTCTGGCAACATGGCCCCAAACGCCCTTTACCTGAACAAGGGTGACATGCAGTTCGAGGATATCACCACGTCAGCGGCGGCGGCTGGCAGGCCCAGCAACTGGAAAACGGGCGTGAGCATGGCCGACGTGAACGGTGACGGGCTGCTGGATATATACCTCTGCTACTCCGGCAACATGCCGCCGGAGGCGCGGGCAAACCAGCTTTTCATCAACCAGGGGCCTGATGCCAACGGCGTACCGAAGTTTGTGGACGAGGCGCAGGCACATGGCCTGGCCGATGCCGCCTTCAGCACCAGCGCCACCTTCTTTGATTATGACCGGGACGGCGACCTTGACATGTTCCTGCTGAACCACAACCCGAACGTGTTCCGAAATCTGGATGAAACAAGCATCCGGGAAATTCAGAAGAAGACGGAGCCGGATATGCGGGTGAAGCTGTTCAGAAACGACGCAGGCAAATTCGTGGATGTGTCGGATAAGTCGGGCTTTGCAGGCTCGGCGTTTACGTATGGGCTGGGCGCGGGTGTGGCGGACATCAACCACGACGGCTGGCCCGACATTTATATATCCAACGATTACTCCGCCCCGGATTACCTTTATATCAACAACCACGACGGCACCTTCACGGACCAAATCAACCAAAGCATCGGCCACACGTCGCTGTACTCGATGGGCAACGACATCGCGGACATCAACAACGATGGTCTGCTGGACATCTACACCCTCGACATGCTGCCGGAGGACAACCGCAGGCAGAAGCTGCTGTTCTCGCCGGACAATTACGAGTATTTCGAGCAGTTCATACGGGCAGGTTTCAGTCCGCAGTACATGCGCAACATGCTGCACGTCAACAACGGCGACGGCACCTTCAGCGAGGTGGGGCAGCTGGCGGGCATCTCGAACACCGACTGGAGCTGGGCCCCGCTTTTCGCCGACTACGACAACGACGGCTGGAAAGACCTCTTCGTCTCCAACGGCTTCCTGCGCGACTTCACCAACCTCGATTTCGTCAAGTACCGCAGCTCGTTTTTCCAGAACGCGGGCGGCCGCATGAACCCGAAAGGCGTTTTGGAGCTGGTGAACAAGATTCCTTCCTCCAACGTCAACAACTACATATACCAGAACAACGGGGGCCTGGCATTTACGAACAAAGGCACCGACTGGGGCGTGAACTTCGCCTCGAACAGCAACGGCGCCGCCTACGCCGACCTCGACAACGACGGCGACCTGGACCTGGTGGTGAACAACATCAACAAGCCCGCTTTTATATACCAGAACGAGGCTGGCAAACAACTGAAGCGCCACTATCTGCAAGTGAAGCTGGCGGGAGCAGGCAAAAATACGGCAGGCGTTGGCGCAAAGGTGATGCTTTACAAAGACGACCAGCAGCAGTACCAGGAGCAGATGCCGACGCGCGGCTACCAGTCGAGCGTGTCGCCGGTGCTGCACTTCGGTTTGGGGGAGGCGGCTGTGGTGGACTCGCTGCGCGTGGTGTGGCAGAGCGGGAAGCAGCAGGTTCTATATGAGGTGAAGGCCAACCAGGTGCTGGCGCTGCAGGAGAAAGAAGCCACAGTCCTATATAGGTATCTGAATACCAAAGCCTCGCCTGCTTTGGAAGAGGTGGAGTCGCCGGTGGCGTTTACGCATCAGAAAAAGGCGGTGAACGATTTCAAGCGCCAGCCGCTGCTGGTGAACCCCATGTCGTTTTCGGGGCCTGCGCTGGCGAAAGCCGATGTAAACGGCGACGGGCTCGAGGACGTCTATGCCGGCGGCTCAGCCGGACAGGCGGGCGTGTTATATATACAGCAGCGGGGCGGGCGCTTCAGCCCAAAACCAAACGCTGCGTTTGAGGCCGACAAAGAAAGCCAGGACGTGGACGCGCTGTTCTTCGACGCGAACAAGGACGGGAAGCCGGACTTATATATCAGCAGCGGCGGCTACGGCAACTTTGCGCCGGAAGACGCCTTGCTGCAGGATCGGCTCTATATAAACAACGGCATCGGCGACTTCACAAAAGCCACGGAAGCACTGCCCAACATGCGCACCAGCAGCAGCTGCGCCCGCGCGGCCGACATCAACGGCGACGGCTATATGGATTTGTTCGTGGGCGGCCGGGTAGTTCCGGGGCGCTACCCGGAGATTCCGCAAAGCTATATCCTCCTCAACGATGGCACCGGCAAATTCAAAGATGCGACGGCCTCAGTGGCGCCCGCTTTGCAGCGCATCGGGATGGTGTCGGATGCGGCGTGGCATGACCTGGATGGTGATAAAAAGCAGGAGCTGGTAATAGTGGGGGAGTGGATGCCGGTAACGGTGTTCCAGAACGTGAACGGCAAACTACGCGATGCCACTGACCAATACTTCGAAAAGCAGTACAACGGCTGGTGGAATAAACTGGTGGTGGAGGACTTTAACCAGGACGGAAAGCCGGATTTGATGGTCGGGAACATGGGCCTGAACTCGCAGGTAAAAGCCTCTGGTAACCAGCCAGCGGAGCTGTATTACAAGGATTTTGACGACAACGGTTCGGTGGACCCGATACTTACTTTTTATATCAAAGGCCAAAGCTACCCCTACGTGACGCGGGACGAGCTGCTCGACCAGATGAGCATGATGCGCACCCGCTACGTCAGCTACGAGAGCTACGCTGACGCCACGCTACGGGATCTTTTTACGCCGGAGGAACTGAAAGGGGCAAAGCAACTGTCTGCTAATTACCTGCAAACAGCTTATTTTGAGGCCGGTGCAAACGGGAAGTTTGTGGAAAAACCCTTGCCGGTACAGGCCCAGTTCGCCCCGGTATATGCCATTCAGCCGCTGGATTATAACCGGGACGGGAAACTGGATGTGCTGCTGGCAGGCAATATGAACGAGGCCCGCCTGCGCTTCGGCAAGTACGACGCCAGCTACGGTGTGCTGCTGCAGGGCGATGGGAAAGGAAATTTCACCTATATTCCCCAAAGCAAATCGGGCCTGCAGCTGAAAGGCGATGTGCGGAGTATGTTACACATCCATAACCTGCTGCTGTTCGGCGTGAACCAGCGGGAAATCAAGGCATATAAAGTTAAGTAG
- a CDS encoding glycosyl hydrolase, protein MKNTYTPLICLVWLLLCSLQAYSQKYEAEQAALSGGAAKIACPGCSGGGAVAQGEGNLTFTVTLPAAGFYNISIRAASPAGDKINTFGIGGNTLNFSLKKDAAYSTLQLVSAQKLAAGQHQVKITKSWGWINIDYIAFEAVEDTHRFDLNQTLVAPNPTREATALYNFLLDNYGDKIISGAMTLNSFDESDWLKENTGKEPALLGIDFMHSGRNYTWYNDETPIHDAKTWYGRNGIPALMWHWRDPSRQTEEFYTQNQSKPEGTAFDVSKVSDKSSAEYKAMLADIDYIAGMLKKLQDEHVPVIWRPLHEAAGGWFWWGAKGPEPLKALWQLLYDRLVNHHGLRNLIWVWTREPNDDAWYPGDAYVDIVGRDIYREGDHGSQTLEFGEMNSRYGGKKMLTLSEVGSIPDVDDLIKDGAAWSWFMPWYGGYTRDSKHNSLDLWKKLFAHEYVLTLDEMPELRTYKRQDTAAGPSEPTGLWDNGSEKPAFAAYPTVVEADLTISSERRMETVAIYNAQGQQVKAQKVSGTKASVSFEGLSSGIYFVKTNLNGAAVRVVKK, encoded by the coding sequence ATGAAAAATACCTACACCCCGCTAATCTGTCTGGTATGGCTGCTGCTCTGCTCCCTGCAGGCATATAGCCAGAAATATGAAGCCGAACAGGCAGCCCTATCCGGCGGAGCGGCGAAAATCGCGTGTCCTGGTTGTTCCGGCGGCGGCGCGGTGGCGCAGGGCGAGGGCAACCTCACTTTCACCGTGACGCTCCCGGCAGCAGGATTTTACAACATCTCTATCAGGGCGGCCTCCCCGGCAGGCGACAAGATAAACACGTTTGGCATAGGCGGCAACACGCTGAATTTCTCCCTGAAGAAAGATGCCGCCTACAGCACCCTGCAACTGGTGAGCGCCCAGAAACTGGCGGCCGGGCAGCACCAGGTAAAGATTACCAAATCCTGGGGGTGGATTAACATCGACTATATCGCGTTCGAGGCAGTGGAGGACACTCACAGGTTTGACCTGAACCAGACGCTGGTGGCCCCAAACCCGACTCGTGAGGCAACCGCCCTGTACAATTTCCTGCTGGACAACTACGGTGATAAAATAATCTCCGGCGCGATGACCCTGAACAGCTTCGATGAATCGGACTGGCTGAAGGAAAACACCGGCAAAGAACCGGCCCTATTGGGGATCGACTTCATGCACAGCGGCCGGAACTACACCTGGTACAACGACGAGACGCCCATCCACGACGCCAAAACCTGGTACGGCCGCAACGGCATTCCAGCCCTGATGTGGCACTGGCGCGACCCGTCCCGGCAGACGGAGGAGTTTTATACCCAGAACCAATCAAAGCCGGAAGGCACAGCGTTCGATGTCTCGAAAGTCTCGGATAAAAGCTCAGCCGAATACAAAGCCATGCTCGCCGATATAGACTATATAGCCGGCATGCTGAAAAAGTTGCAGGACGAGCACGTTCCCGTTATCTGGCGCCCCTTGCACGAGGCGGCGGGCGGCTGGTTCTGGTGGGGAGCCAAAGGGCCGGAGCCACTCAAAGCCCTGTGGCAACTCCTATATGACCGCCTGGTGAACCACCACGGCCTCCGCAACCTCATCTGGGTATGGACAAGGGAGCCCAATGATGATGCCTGGTACCCGGGCGATGCTTATGTGGACATCGTGGGGCGGGACATCTATAGGGAGGGCGACCATGGTTCGCAGACGCTGGAGTTTGGCGAGATGAACAGCCGCTATGGCGGCAAAAAAATGCTGACGCTGAGCGAAGTGGGCTCCATCCCAGATGTAGATGATTTGATAAAGGACGGGGCGGCCTGGTCGTGGTTCATGCCCTGGTACGGCGGCTACACCCGCGACAGCAAGCACAACTCGCTGGACTTGTGGAAGAAGCTGTTTGCCCACGAGTACGTGCTAACGTTGGACGAGATGCCGGAACTGCGCACCTATAAGCGACAGGACACAGCGGCCGGCCCGTCGGAGCCGACGGGCTTGTGGGACAACGGAAGCGAGAAGCCCGCGTTCGCCGCATACCCGACTGTGGTGGAGGCTGATTTAACTATTAGCAGCGAACGCAGGATGGAAACCGTCGCCATATATAATGCGCAGGGCCAACAGGTGAAGGCGCAGAAAGTAAGCGGCACCAAAGCCTCCGTCTCTTTTGAAGGACTTTCTTCGGGTATATACTTCGTGAAAACGAACCTGAACGGGGCGGCGGTGCGGGTGGTGAAAAAGTGA
- a CDS encoding IPT/TIG domain-containing protein produces MKNVYNVRLFTLVFLFLFAGFLTACEDDEDSEPNGGMVQLLSFGPSGVQHGEEIKFIGHNLNKVEAVELPGVSVPKSAFKSHTSDMIVLVVPQEAGEGLVTLKTTDGDVVSKTVLSFEVPVTIESVMEEARPGANITATGNYMNWVTGVVFDSDTVSEFVSQTMNELVLQVPVNAKTGRLVFLTGGTEPQAIVTETDLVVTLPSIANLAPNPVERGSNLTITGENLDLTMGVLFNGITEPITEFVSVSPAELVVVVPAEAGKGVVTLVAHSGVQVESETSLQFIGDLPPLAALPYFLYNDARGTGWENWGWGGATNWESTEKVRQGDFAARKTYDGSYDAIRWHIGTAVSTADYTHLVFSVYGGPGTDGKIVNIVIDEGYNPPAGTFNVVEGEWTTYTIPLSDLGSPASIGDIMFQSAGWAGVVHYDHVGFK; encoded by the coding sequence ATGAAGAATGTATACAATGTGAGGCTGTTCACGCTTGTGTTTCTGTTCCTCTTCGCCGGTTTCCTGACAGCCTGTGAAGACGATGAGGACAGTGAACCGAACGGTGGCATGGTGCAGTTGCTAAGCTTCGGCCCCTCCGGCGTACAGCATGGGGAAGAGATAAAGTTCATCGGCCACAACCTGAACAAAGTGGAGGCTGTGGAGCTGCCGGGAGTGAGTGTTCCGAAATCGGCTTTCAAAAGCCATACCTCCGATATGATTGTGCTGGTAGTGCCGCAGGAAGCAGGTGAAGGTCTGGTAACGCTGAAAACTACTGATGGGGATGTTGTCTCTAAAACAGTGCTGAGTTTTGAGGTGCCGGTTACCATCGAATCGGTTATGGAAGAGGCACGTCCGGGAGCGAATATTACCGCCACAGGAAATTACATGAACTGGGTAACAGGCGTGGTGTTCGACAGCGACACGGTGAGCGAGTTCGTAAGCCAGACCATGAACGAATTGGTGCTGCAGGTGCCGGTGAATGCCAAGACAGGAAGACTGGTGTTCCTGACAGGTGGTACAGAGCCGCAGGCCATTGTAACAGAAACGGATCTGGTTGTCACCCTGCCATCCATAGCTAATTTGGCACCAAACCCCGTGGAGCGCGGCAGCAACCTGACCATAACCGGCGAAAACCTTGATCTGACGATGGGTGTTTTATTCAATGGCATAACAGAGCCCATCACAGAGTTTGTGAGTGTGTCTCCTGCTGAGCTTGTTGTCGTGGTGCCTGCCGAAGCCGGAAAAGGGGTCGTAACACTTGTAGCACACTCTGGCGTACAGGTTGAGTCAGAAACATCCTTACAATTTATTGGGGATTTGCCTCCGCTCGCAGCGCTGCCCTATTTCCTGTACAATGACGCAAGAGGAACAGGCTGGGAAAACTGGGGATGGGGCGGTGCCACCAACTGGGAGAGCACTGAAAAAGTGCGACAGGGAGATTTTGCTGCCAGGAAGACCTACGACGGCAGCTACGATGCAATCCGCTGGCACATTGGCACAGCCGTGTCTACCGCTGATTATACTCATTTGGTGTTCTCGGTCTATGGCGGCCCGGGTACAGATGGCAAAATCGTAAATATCGTGATTGATGAAGGCTATAATCCTCCTGCTGGTACATTCAACGTAGTGGAAGGAGAATGGACCACTTATACCATTCCACTGTCAGATTTGGGCAGCCCGGCAAGTATCGGGGATATCATGTTTCAGTCTGCCGGTTGGGCCGGGGTAGTGCATTACGACCATGTCGGTTTCAAATAA
- a CDS encoding glycan-binding surface protein, translating to MFSACSEDEDLPNNGTPAISYIRVTNPDASDSLIAKAGQGAMIAIVGQNLGNAREIWFNDLRGSLSPTFITNTSIITRVPSDIPTDISNRMKIIFANGDSLLYDFVVDISEPVITGMLSEYVNTGEVATIYGNYFYEPVMVTFTGGVEGEVVSVSEESNAIEVRVPEGAEPGPVTVKTNFGEVESDLWFRDNRNIIASFDGTTAGLWHGPAYIKASDPEIPNINGNFIRVKRELGPWAWFEMYVGPAESDVAKETKNIPAEAFANPGDYELKFEVFTLAPLTGAEIKMYMGPKMADERGTSYTWKPNVDTGGKWETVSIPFEEFYAANQSFAYNPAGYGVSFHFSGPLAVNANFAIDNMRVVPTSVD from the coding sequence ATGTTTTCAGCTTGTTCGGAAGATGAGGACCTTCCGAACAACGGCACCCCGGCAATCAGCTATATCCGGGTCACGAACCCGGATGCCTCCGATTCTCTCATCGCGAAGGCGGGGCAGGGAGCCATGATAGCCATCGTGGGGCAGAACCTGGGCAACGCACGCGAAATCTGGTTCAACGACCTGCGCGGATCGCTGTCGCCTACCTTCATCACCAATACTTCCATCATCACGAGGGTGCCGTCAGATATTCCGACAGATATCTCTAACCGCATGAAGATTATTTTTGCGAACGGCGATTCACTGCTGTACGACTTTGTGGTAGACATCAGTGAACCCGTGATTACCGGCATGCTGAGCGAATATGTGAACACAGGGGAGGTAGCCACCATATATGGCAATTACTTCTACGAGCCTGTTATGGTAACATTCACAGGAGGGGTAGAGGGAGAAGTAGTTTCTGTGTCTGAAGAGAGCAATGCCATTGAAGTGCGGGTGCCGGAGGGGGCAGAGCCTGGCCCGGTTACGGTGAAAACTAATTTCGGAGAGGTAGAATCTGATTTATGGTTCCGAGACAACCGGAACATCATCGCCAGCTTCGATGGAACAACTGCCGGTCTGTGGCACGGTCCGGCTTATATTAAAGCATCTGATCCTGAGATACCGAACATCAACGGTAATTTTATTCGCGTAAAACGTGAGTTGGGTCCTTGGGCCTGGTTTGAGATGTATGTAGGACCAGCAGAAAGCGATGTGGCCAAAGAGACCAAAAACATCCCGGCCGAGGCATTCGCAAACCCCGGTGATTACGAACTGAAGTTCGAGGTATTCACGCTGGCTCCCCTGACTGGTGCTGAAATTAAGATGTACATGGGGCCGAAGATGGCAGATGAGCGTGGCACCAGCTATACCTGGAAGCCAAACGTGGACACCGGAGGCAAGTGGGAAACAGTGAGCATTCCTTTTGAGGAGTTCTATGCTGCCAACCAGTCGTTTGCCTATAACCCGGCGGGCTACGGCGTCTCTTTCCACTTCAGCGGCCCGCTGGCAGTAAACGCCAACTTTGCGATTGATAACATGCGCGTAGTGCCAACATCGGTTGACTAA
- a CDS encoding RagB/SusD family nutrient uptake outer membrane protein: protein MKNRFLYIGGLLTLSLFSGCEKEFLERPPQDTLVDANFFKTDAQLLAASAPLYSVVWKDYVDKASWALGDLRAGTTMRAWGYRDDVLFNTTEVSTSNSEAYRTFWIVVGQANTLIQNVERYAGPEVSEDIKKHVIAEARFMRATAYSFLVMNYGPVPIIENNIELLNSPEVKRNTEESVWEFITRDYLYAAENLPENSIDVGRISKWSAEGMLARTYLTRAGVGGSMSQEYLDKAKEYAERVITMSGHTLLPDYADLFRYPYDNNIESLFEQQWVYTTNYGYANTMVSQITYSNDIANGDGWGGDLGASWWQLSLYDGLFEDGFTNDERLKATYMLPGFHYPEISQTVRDAEGNATEQELVFPAPGADADNSFVSIKKYVVGKAADVDGQAGQQRYPNDTYMLRLAEMYLIYADAVLGSSESTSDAKALEYVNVIRERAGVAPLEESLTWQDVFEERMKEFAMEGLAWYDLVRIHYYNPQRAYDIINNQDRGLFVVHPNRMPNPTSWEFEKTSWFAERTATANSGNFLLPIPASESSQAPWLRDEPVPYEFGE, encoded by the coding sequence ATGAAAAATAGATTTTTATATATAGGTGGGCTTCTAACCCTATCCCTTTTCTCGGGCTGCGAGAAGGAATTTCTGGAGAGGCCGCCGCAGGATACCCTGGTGGATGCCAACTTCTTCAAGACCGATGCGCAGTTGCTGGCCGCGTCGGCCCCGCTCTACAGTGTGGTGTGGAAGGATTATGTGGACAAAGCGTCCTGGGCCCTAGGCGACCTGAGGGCTGGAACCACGATGCGCGCCTGGGGATACAGAGACGACGTGTTATTCAACACAACGGAAGTTTCGACCTCCAACAGCGAAGCGTACCGCACCTTCTGGATTGTGGTTGGCCAGGCGAACACCTTGATCCAGAACGTGGAGCGCTACGCCGGGCCTGAAGTGTCGGAGGATATAAAGAAGCACGTCATCGCCGAGGCACGCTTTATGCGCGCCACTGCCTACTCTTTCCTGGTCATGAACTACGGCCCCGTTCCGATTATCGAGAACAACATCGAATTATTGAACAGCCCGGAGGTGAAGCGCAACACCGAGGAAAGTGTTTGGGAGTTTATCACCAGAGACTACCTGTATGCGGCTGAAAACCTTCCGGAGAATTCCATTGACGTTGGAAGGATCTCAAAATGGTCGGCGGAAGGGATGCTGGCCAGAACTTACCTGACCAGGGCCGGAGTTGGCGGCAGCATGAGCCAGGAATACCTGGACAAGGCGAAGGAGTACGCGGAAAGGGTGATTACCATGAGCGGCCACACCCTGCTTCCTGATTATGCCGACCTGTTCCGTTATCCTTATGACAACAACATCGAGTCGCTGTTCGAGCAGCAGTGGGTATACACCACCAACTATGGCTATGCCAACACAATGGTGTCTCAGATCACCTACAGCAACGACATTGCCAACGGCGATGGCTGGGGGGGCGATTTGGGAGCCTCCTGGTGGCAGCTGAGCCTCTACGACGGCTTGTTCGAGGACGGGTTCACGAACGATGAGCGTTTGAAAGCTACCTATATGCTGCCGGGCTTTCATTACCCCGAGATATCACAGACAGTCAGAGACGCGGAAGGTAACGCCACAGAGCAGGAGTTGGTTTTCCCGGCGCCGGGAGCCGATGCAGACAACAGCTTTGTAAGCATCAAGAAGTATGTGGTGGGTAAAGCGGCAGACGTAGACGGCCAGGCGGGCCAGCAACGCTACCCGAACGACACCTACATGCTGCGCCTGGCCGAGATGTACCTGATCTATGCAGACGCCGTGCTGGGGAGCAGCGAGTCTACGAGCGATGCCAAGGCGCTGGAATATGTAAACGTGATTCGCGAAAGAGCAGGTGTAGCCCCTCTGGAAGAGTCACTAACCTGGCAGGATGTGTTTGAGGAGCGGATGAAGGAGTTCGCCATGGAGGGATTGGCCTGGTACGACCTGGTGCGAATCCACTACTACAACCCGCAGCGGGCCTACGATATCATCAACAACCAGGACCGGGGACTCTTTGTGGTGCATCCGAACCGCATGCCGAACCCTACCTCCTGGGAGTTTGAGAAGACGTCGTGGTTCGCGGAAAGAACGGCTACGGCCAACTCCGGTAACTTCCTGCTTCCTATACCGGCATCAGAGTCAAGCCAGGCGCCGTGGCTGCGGGACGAGCCTGTCCCATATGAGTTTGGGGAGTAG